Within Saccharomyces paradoxus chromosome X, complete sequence, the genomic segment GGCGATCCTTACTGTTCCAAGCCCAATGACTCCCTTCCGTTCCCGCTCGCTCACGGGCTCCCTAACGCAATTTCGACTTTCGTCTTTTGAGAGGGAGAATTATTCTTCGCTTTGCTAGATACTTTAAAACTTGTATTTAATATACTTCCTACATTTTTTGGTACATTCGTATTATACtaagaatttgaaaaacataAGCAAACAAACACAGATAGATCAACATGGCTGTATGTTAAAAGGATATTATAAACCGTAGTTAGATGCTGAAGTAATCGAGAGCAAATCATAATTCACACCCATCTAAATGGCCTTACCACCTAGAATTTGGATCTGAAATACGTGCAATGCGTAACAGAATGAGGAGAAGGAGTAGAAGTGCCATTTCTTTCCACTGCCAACTCTACTAGGAAAGTTTTTTGTCTAAAACAAAAGTTTAAAATGGCGTATCCATTGCTATTCCagaaaattaaaatatgACCAAAAAAGCGTATTCTGGAGACCTTTTGGTGGTTCAGTGTCGTTTATACAGATGGGTTAGTTACTACCCTCGATCCGTGAATACATCTCATTGTTAAACTCAAACACCGTTACTAACATTTTACAATTGTACACTCTGCGTGCACTTGATACATCCTTTTTAATTAGGCTCAAAAGTCTTTCAGAATCAAGCAAAAAATGGCTAAGGCTAAGAAGCAAAACAGACCATTGCCACAATGGATCAGATTGAGAACCAACAACACTATCCGTTACAATGCTAAGAGAAGAAACTGGAGAAGAACCAAGATGAACATTTAAGTGAAGAACATATTCATGCTTCAAGCTTTTTGTTATCTGTCTTTCATCCCTTCCTTATTCtgaatatatatgtaataATACGTCGTATttgatatatatgtatatatataatataatttAACGGTTGTTATCTGCTACATctgtaaaaataaaaaaaaatgcttgaAGCGTTCCCTAgttataataaaaattcaCATAGGGTCTAGCTTGATATTACATAGGGCCACAATTACACTCTTAATCGTATTGGCATTATTTATACAATGCGGGTCGTAAGCAcgtgttgaaaaaaagtatgTGAATGAAACgagattttttatttcatttatCATATAAAGAATTTTGGCTTGGGCCCAAAGTCATCCTCCTGGATAATGGCACCTGCATTACGTGTCATTTCTACATACAAACATTCTTCAGTTTGTAAGATTTGATTTGCCGTAGGCCTCCTCTCATAATTGGGTTCTATCATCCATCGTACTATTCTTTCAAGTGATTCTCCATCAATGAGAAATTTCGGTACCCATGGAGGAATTTTAGAACTTTTATGCAAAGCGAGACGATTTTTGGTAGCGGCAGtattagtattattattaacaaTAGCATTgctattgttgttattggAATCGTTGTTATTACCAGTATTGTGAGCATTGGAGGTGGCAGGGTTGCCATTATTGCTGCTaatgttttctctttcaaaatcaaataaatcATTAGTATCTACTTTCGTAGTATCTGAAAATAGTGATTCAGAATGAATATCCGTGGAACTTAATCTTCCTGCATCTGATAAATCACCCGATCTTAACTTATGCCAGGCGTTACCATTGTCAGGTAACACAACATTTGCTGCAATTTCAACAATCATCAGACccagagaaaaaatatctgcCTTGTAATCATACGTACAATCTGAAATGATTTCTGGTGCAATATATTCTCTATCACcctcattttcaaaacttttgTCCTCTAAAGGTAGATGAGTAGCCATTCCGAAGTCACCAAGTTTTAGGTTACCTTCAAAGGTGATCATGACGTTCGCAGGTTTTAAATCGAGATGTACAATGTGACAAGAGTCGTGGATGAACCTTAAGGCAAGGCTTAACTCTACTataattttccaaatcctCCAATCTTCCaatctctttttctttgcgaTAACTTGCTCTTGTAAAAATCCATCCAAATTACCATTTTCGCACAATTCTGTCATAATATAGtaagaattttgaaacttcCACGAACTGATGTAATCAATGATGTATTCCTTACCTTCTTGGTCCATTGTAATTTGGTTGGTTATCTCGTTTAGGATTTTAATTTCCAGTAAGATGCGTTTTAAAGAATTATATTTGTTTGGTTTAATGGCTTTAATGGCgtattttttattcgtTTGAGCAAACGTAACCTGGTACACCGTTGAAAATTGTCCTTTACCGATAGAATGCAcatttgtaaatttttcGAAAAGATGAGAATCTGGGTTTGCGGATAGTTTATTCGAAGAGATTAGACGCCTTTTGGAATTCAAAGGCGAAGAATCTGTGGAAGATATGGAATGTGTCTCTGCACTTGATGTGTTTGTCAACATGGCAGAAGAGAGCGACAATGGCTTAGTCTCTCTATGCGTCTGGGATGTTGCCCCGATAATAGATTTTCGTCTTGTTGGAGTGGAAATCTCTTCGTCAGTATCATTGTCATAGCGGCCGCGAAATTGATAAGGTTGAGGATTCTTCTTGGTTGAATGATGACTTGATATTATGATTGGAGGCGGGAAATTTTCATCCGTACCGTACAGGTCATCTTTGAATTGTTGTAAACTGTTTGTTAGCTCcctatttttcaaaataacCGAGTTCCTTGctcttttgatttttttgaacttgtTAGAATGCAGTGTCTGTGGAGAACTATTTGTAACCAAACTGGTGGTGGGAGACAGAATGTTTGTCTGGTTATTGTGACGATTATGTGTATGGTATTTTGCCTCGCTCAATGGAGACGAGTCTATGGCGGGTACATGGATGGAAGGTAGAGCTTTCGAAGAGGGAGAAtctgaaaataaaaggtcTTCCTGTAAGTTATTATCGTCAACAAAGTTTAAAGGCGAAACActtaaagaagatgatgtaTTCTTCGAATTCGAAAGGTGGACATGGTTATGGTCTCTTCCTTCCACCATGGGCGATTTTTTCACTGGTGTTTCTGGTATTCTCAATTTCGCAGGATATAATGAAGAGTCCCTAGACATTTTAGATATGAGGCCAGAAGACGTGAAGGCAGACTGATTAGGCTTAGCGACGCTATATGAAGAGGAAGACGATGTGTTTTCATTGTGACCATGACTTGTTGGGAACCATCGCTGATTCCATTGTCTGAGAGAAATGGGACTGTTTGTCTTTTCCACGGATCTTTTTGCAATGGGGGTAGTAACACTATCATTTTCACGGAACGGAGACCACCTGTTAATACGAGAATCCACACTTTCCTCCTCTTtgccttcttcttcctcttcttcttcctcctcaaTTTTCCCCAGAAATTTCGAGTTAACCTCCGACAAAGCGGTATTACTTAACGATAGGTTCAAAGTCCCTGTACTTCTTGTCAGTTTGTTATTCGAATACGGATAGAATTTCAGTTTATTGGTCGGGGTGCTCCCCCCTATAGCAACATCGTCACTCTCGTCCTCGTCAGCCTGTTTACCAAACATCTTCTTCCCCATGAATTGGAGGTTCTCTGTGTCCAGCATTTCGAAGTCCTCTTCATCCTCGTCCAAAGAACTCATTTATTCTCGTGTGCGCCTGTGTTTGTTTACTTTTCCCCAGCACTACACAATCAAAAGTAGGAAGACCTGTTTAGTattgacttttttttactgaGCTGACTGCACAAGATGATGAGCAGAATGGTCAACACACGCATACACACAAAAGAGAGCCTTTTAGACAACCCTTGCTTAATACACAGGGGCACGTCAATGCCCAACTGTATGTTGATTTCTTATCCAGCATTCTTTCACTtctctgtttttttttcgcgTCGCGTCGCAAATTCTGGAGGTTGAAagaaaactgaaaaattattttttcgCGTCCACCATCACCcggaggaaaaaaagaaatataccCATCACGTGACCAAAAGAATGTTTGAAAGGCTTACCAGTACCAGGACCGTCAGCAAATTACGAGTAGGCCCTTATCTCTCACAATTTGGTGTCTGTGAAATGAGCATATATTTAAAAGGACTGTCTTCCTTCCTTAGAGGACGATGGTGTTTGCAAGACCGCTAGAAATCCATAGTTTGAGGCATGGAAAACGAAGCATTCCAACAGAAGGAAGACAGTACTCTGTCTAGCAACTGTACTTATTTGAGCGCGAAGAGCTCAAATTTCCTTAGGACATCCCAGCGGTTGCTAAGTCGGAATAAATGACAGATGCATGTTTCGGTGCAGAGGCCTGAGAGATAAGtgcctttctttttctatctttttcCCCGTTGTCgcagatttttttttcgttttcacATCGGCGGGGATGAAAAGCCTAACAGTAAAAGGATCAACACGGCTTTAAAGTTTTATATAAACGCAGATGTGAAAAAGCATGTTCGGGAGTGTGTGATATTCtatttttgactttttcCAAGCTTAATCAAACGATATACTAATATAGTTTAGATCAACATGCTTATTAGGctaaaaaagagaaaaattctGCAAGTCGTCTTGATTGCGGTGGTGCTAATTCTATTCTTTTGTTCTGTGCATAAAGATGCTTCCTCTAGTTGGTTATACGGCAGCAAGCTCAGATTGCCGAGTCTGACAAGGTCCAATCTTAAAAACGATTTTTACACCACACTAGTACAAGCCATCATGGAAAACAAGCCATTGGGTTCGCCTCCGGACTTGAATAAGCTGCATGAGGCGGAAGGATGTACCTTTGCGAATAACGTTGCTGCCCATGACTCTGGACGTGATAGTGACTTAAGTTACGAGAGCTTAAGTAAATGTTATAATTTGAATAGGACGGTCCAAGAAAGTCTAGGAGAAATGCACAGTAGGTTTACGGATATCTTATCAGGGAAACTGAATTTTTCCATCCCACAAAGAGAAGCACTTTTCGCCGGGTCTGAAGGGATCGTCACAATTGGAGGTGGAAAGTATTCTGTGCTCGCATACACGATGATCAAAAAGTTAAGGGAAACGGGGACTACACTGCCTATTGAAGTCATCATCCCTCCCCAGGATGAAGGCGAGGATGACTTTTGTAAAAACTGGTTACCAAAGTTCAATGGTAAGTGCATTTATTTCTCAGATATCGTTCCTTCGAAGCCGTTGAAAGATCTAAAACTCACCCACTTCCAGCTAAAAGTCTTTGGGTTGATAATCTCCAGTTTCAAGCGTATAATCTTCTTGGACGCGGATAACTATGCGGTGAAAAACCTTGACCTTGCTTTTAATACAACATCCTTCCAAGATACTGGGCTGATTCTGTGGCCCGACTATTGGAGACGTGTCACCCCTCCCGCTTTTTACAATATTATTGGCTCTACCGTTGACACTGGCAAAAGAGTCCGTTTTGTAAGTGACGACGTTTCCCCCGTGTCACGTTATGATCCGTTTATTAGTAACTCAAAAGATTACACTCCAAAGGAGATGCAAGATCATTTTCTGAGACATGTTCCCCTGCATGATCTGGATGGCACAATGCCAGATTTGAGCTCTGAATCGGGCCAGATGGTGATTGATAAGATTCGCCACTTCCACACTCTATTACTGGCATTATACTATAACGTTTATGGGCCTACTTGGTACTATAAGATGATTTCTCAAGGTACTGCTGGTGAAGGTGACAAAGACACTTTTGTCGCTGCCGCCCATGCCTTGAATACACCATACTACCAAGTAAGAactaaatttgaatttgatggcTTTTTCTATAAAAAAGGCGATTACAAGGGTCTCGCCCTGCTCCAACatgattttgaacaagATTACAAGCAATACCAAAAGGCCCAGCAAAAAGTTAAAGCCAATATTAAGGAATTTTCCAAACTAGATCCAGACTATACTTTGGACAATGGTTTCTTAAAAACTCTGATGCTTAATGATGATGGCTCTGATTTGGATATTATGTTTATTCATGCCAGTTTTTACAAGGCAGATCCATGGATTCTGTATCATGAGAACAGGTTTATTGGTTCAAATGGCGAACAAGTACGTGGCTTCAGGAAGCCCCATCGTTATGGAATGGATTTTGAATTATTTCTGTTTAACGATATGAAGGAGTCCTTCTGTACCACTCCAAAGAGCCAAATTATTAAATTCAAGTATTTCGAAGATAAAGTTAATACACCAGATTGGGATGCGATGTGCCAGTATTTGACCAATCATATTGATTATTTGGAGGCCACACATAAGGAAGCTAtgcaaaacaaaaactaaTGAAGTGATTAACTAATATTAATATGATAAAAACTCGCCATCCGACCTTGTATAGTAGAATGTAG encodes:
- the RPL39 gene encoding 60S ribosomal protein eL39 (Ribosomal 60S subunit protein L39~similar to YJL189W); the protein is MAAQKSFRIKQKMAKAKKQNRPLPQWIRLRTNNTIRYNAKRRNWRRTKMNI
- the SWE1 gene encoding tyrosine protein kinase SWE1 (Protein kinase that regulates the G2/M transition~similar to YJL187C) — protein: MSSLDEDEEDFEMLDTENLQFMGKKMFGKQADEDESDDVAIGGSTPTNKLKFYPYSNNKLTRSTGTLNLSLSNTALSEVNSKFLGKIEEEEEEEEEGKEEESVDSRINRWSPFRENDSVTTPIAKRSVEKTNSPISLRQWNQRWFPTSHGHNENTSSSSSYSVAKPNQSAFTSSGLISKMSRDSSLYPAKLRIPETPVKKSPMVEGRDHNHVHLSNSKNTSSSLSVSPLNFVDDNNLQEDLLFSDSPSSKALPSIHVPAIDSSPLSEAKYHTHNRHNNQTNILSPTTSLVTNSSPQTLHSNKFKKIKRARNSVILKNRELTNSLQQFKDDLYGTDENFPPPIIISSHHSTKKNPQPYQFRGRYDNDTDEEISTPTRRKSIIGATSQTHRETKPLSLSSAMLTNTSSAETHSISSTDSSPLNSKRRLISSNKLSANPDSHLFEKFTNVHSIGKGQFSTVYQVTFAQTNKKYAIKAIKPNKYNSLKRILLEIKILNEITNQITMDQEGKEYIIDYISSWKFQNSYYIMTELCENGNLDGFLQEQVIAKKKRLEDWRIWKIIVELSLALRFIHDSCHIVHLDLKPANVMITFEGNLKLGDFGMATHLPLEDKSFENEGDREYIAPEIISDCTYDYKADIFSLGLMIVEIAANVVLPDNGNAWHKLRSGDLSDAGRLSSTDIHSESLFSDTTKVDTNDLFDFERENISSNNGNPATSNAHNTGNNNDSNNNNSNAIVNNNTNTAATKNRLALHKSSKIPPWVPKFLIDGESLERIVRWMIEPNYERRPTANQILQTEECLYVEMTRNAGAIIQEDDFGPKPKFFI
- the MNN5 gene encoding alpha-1,2-mannosyltransferase MNN5 (Alpha-1,2-mannosyltransferase~similar to YJL186W), with product MLIRLKKRKILQVVLIAVVLILFFCSVHKDASSSWLYGSKLRLPSLTRSNLKNDFYTTLVQAIMENKPLGSPPDLNKLHEAEGCTFANNVAAHDSGRDSDLSYESLSKCYNLNRTVQESLGEMHSRFTDILSGKLNFSIPQREALFAGSEGIVTIGGGKYSVLAYTMIKKLRETGTTLPIEVIIPPQDEGEDDFCKNWLPKFNGKCIYFSDIVPSKPLKDLKLTHFQLKVFGLIISSFKRIIFLDADNYAVKNLDLAFNTTSFQDTGLILWPDYWRRVTPPAFYNIIGSTVDTGKRVRFVSDDVSPVSRYDPFISNSKDYTPKEMQDHFLRHVPLHDLDGTMPDLSSESGQMVIDKIRHFHTLLLALYYNVYGPTWYYKMISQGTAGEGDKDTFVAAAHALNTPYYQVRTKFEFDGFFYKKGDYKGLALLQHDFEQDYKQYQKAQQKVKANIKEFSKLDPDYTLDNGFLKTLMLNDDGSDLDIMFIHASFYKADPWILYHENRFIGSNGEQVRGFRKPHRYGMDFELFLFNDMKESFCTTPKSQIIKFKYFEDKVNTPDWDAMCQYLTNHIDYLEATHKEAMQNKN